One genomic window of Paeniglutamicibacter sp. Y32M11 includes the following:
- a CDS encoding cell division protein FtsQ/DivIB — protein sequence MVTKPGQSRGNSNVLDLPEDPRRRTKRRWIIGGSVVAAVVVILMLVLNFSPILAIKNVQVNGNTLVTDATVQKALEPLHGVPLSRVGTGRVMELLAGEPAVQDAIVQAEAPNTLHVQIVEYVPVALLIEGKKRSLVGPEGQVLAQLSAKAKPKLPTIESSKATKDPKVFAIVTRVLSELPDKLLATVDHATATSKDFVELTLNDGTLVVWGDAQDAALKNSVLQALLAAPKDKEAPIKVYDISSPQHPVAR from the coding sequence ATGGTCACCAAGCCAGGGCAGAGCAGGGGCAATTCGAACGTCCTGGACCTGCCCGAGGACCCCAGGCGACGCACCAAACGGCGCTGGATCATCGGTGGTTCGGTGGTGGCTGCCGTGGTGGTGATCCTGATGCTGGTGCTCAACTTTTCCCCCATCTTGGCCATCAAGAACGTCCAGGTGAACGGCAATACGTTGGTCACCGACGCGACGGTGCAAAAGGCGCTTGAGCCGCTGCATGGCGTTCCGCTCTCACGCGTGGGAACGGGGCGAGTGATGGAATTGTTGGCCGGTGAGCCGGCCGTGCAGGACGCCATCGTCCAGGCCGAGGCCCCCAACACGCTGCACGTTCAGATTGTTGAATATGTGCCCGTTGCGCTGCTCATCGAGGGCAAGAAGCGTTCGCTCGTGGGCCCTGAAGGCCAAGTCCTGGCGCAATTGTCGGCCAAGGCGAAGCCGAAGCTGCCCACCATTGAGTCCTCGAAAGCGACGAAGGACCCAAAGGTCTTTGCCATCGTGACGCGAGTTCTCTCCGAACTACCGGATAAGCTGTTGGCGACCGTGGATCATGCAACGGCCACCAGCAAGGACTTCGTGGAGCTCACGCTCAACGACGGAACACTGGTGGTTTGGGGTGATGCTCAGGATGCGGCACTGAAGAACAGTGTTCTTCAAGCCCTTCTGGCAGCGCCCAAGGACAAGGAAGCACCCATCAAGGTGTACGACATTTCTAGTCCGCAGCACCCTGTGGCCCGGTAA
- the murD gene encoding UDP-N-acetylmuramoyl-L-alanine--D-glutamate ligase — MLNNLDHLTRWESDWKGLRVVVAGLGLSGFSAADTLIELGAHVVVIDGADTEVNQSRGETLKIVGATDVLLGAAHLDELPLINGLAPQLLIASPGWNPRQPLLVAAAQAGIEIWGDVELAWRVREKEGRKLAEWVVITGTNGKTTTVSMTEAIFQAAGLRAIAAGNVGTPILDAIRDPEGFDVIAVELSSFQLHYTHTMSPLASVVLNIAEDHVDWHGGFEFYKADKAKIYERTRVAAIYNAEEAVVEAMVENADVTEGCRAIGFTTNVPGLSMVGVVDGLLVDRAFIEDRKNSAAELIALDQIGEVVPRHTASNAAAAAALARAFGVEPEAVAKGLSSFDSGDHRIQAVARRDDVLWINDSKATNPHAANAALGAFSSVVWIAGGLSKGVEYDDLVTAHVKRLKAVIVIGTDTTALLGALQRHAPQVPVIMAEVRETGVETPTGSAVAGDGSAVMAQAVKLAAEIATAGDTVLMAPAAASMDQFTSYAQRGNAFIDAVRALMGEETS, encoded by the coding sequence ATGCTTAACAACCTTGATCACCTCACTCGCTGGGAATCTGACTGGAAGGGACTGCGGGTAGTTGTTGCGGGCCTGGGACTTTCCGGGTTCTCCGCCGCCGATACCTTGATCGAACTCGGTGCCCACGTTGTGGTCATCGACGGCGCTGACACCGAAGTGAACCAATCACGGGGCGAGACCCTGAAGATCGTCGGAGCCACCGATGTGCTGCTCGGCGCGGCGCACCTTGATGAGCTGCCGCTGATCAACGGGCTGGCACCGCAACTGCTGATTGCCTCTCCGGGATGGAATCCGCGCCAACCACTGCTGGTGGCAGCGGCACAAGCCGGGATCGAAATCTGGGGCGACGTTGAGTTGGCCTGGCGCGTGCGCGAAAAAGAGGGCCGCAAGCTCGCCGAGTGGGTAGTGATCACCGGGACCAACGGCAAGACCACCACCGTGTCCATGACCGAAGCGATCTTCCAGGCCGCGGGCCTGCGGGCCATCGCCGCGGGCAACGTGGGTACCCCAATTCTTGATGCCATCCGTGACCCCGAGGGGTTCGACGTCATCGCCGTGGAGCTTTCCTCCTTCCAACTGCATTACACCCACACCATGTCCCCGCTGGCCTCCGTGGTGCTGAACATCGCCGAGGACCATGTCGATTGGCACGGTGGGTTTGAGTTCTACAAGGCCGACAAGGCCAAGATTTATGAGCGCACCCGGGTTGCGGCGATCTACAACGCCGAGGAAGCCGTGGTTGAGGCCATGGTCGAAAATGCCGACGTGACCGAGGGCTGCCGCGCCATCGGCTTCACCACTAACGTTCCCGGGCTGAGCATGGTGGGTGTGGTGGATGGACTGCTGGTTGACCGCGCCTTTATCGAGGACCGGAAGAATTCGGCCGCGGAGCTGATTGCCCTTGACCAAATCGGTGAGGTGGTTCCGCGGCACACCGCGTCGAACGCCGCAGCCGCAGCCGCCTTGGCCCGAGCCTTCGGGGTTGAACCGGAGGCCGTGGCCAAGGGACTAAGCTCTTTCGATTCGGGAGATCACCGCATTCAGGCCGTCGCCCGCCGCGATGACGTGCTCTGGATTAACGATTCCAAGGCCACCAACCCGCACGCGGCAAACGCCGCCTTGGGTGCCTTCTCCTCGGTGGTGTGGATCGCCGGAGGACTATCCAAGGGAGTGGAATACGACGATCTTGTCACCGCCCACGTCAAGCGCCTCAAAGCGGTGATCGTCATCGGAACCGACACCACAGCATTGCTCGGTGCCCTACAGCGACACGCGCCGCAAGTACCGGTGATCATGGCCGAGGTGCGCGAAACTGGTGTGGAGACGCCGACAGGATCCGCCGTGGCCGGGGATGGCTCAGCAGTCATGGCGCAGGCCGTGAAGCTAGCGGCCGAGATTGCCACGGCGGGGGACACCGTGCTGATGGCTCCGGCGGCGGCATCCATGGATCAATTCACTTCATACGCACAACGCGGAAACGCCTTCATCGACGCGGTACGCGCGTTAATGGGGGAAGAAACTAGCTAA
- the ftsW gene encoding putative lipid II flippase FtsW: MSGTSRTPPGKGAKAGTPGRKPGRGSESRGLSKWFTRIEDPTLRGAQINYYVVLGTTLALTFMGLIMVLSSSSVEAIAKNKSAFGDFSKQSLWAVVGVICMMALQQVPVAKLKKLAWPALIIATALLMLVLIIGKEIYGNKNWIYIGPFSIQPSEFAKVALALWGAWVVERKAKLMDQWKHAVIPLLVPFGLLAVGLVLIGRDLGTALILLLILAVVMFVGGANARIFGIAGIAGLVGVVLMVILAPNRMGRILAWLHIACGDTNDYCYQAEQGLYALASGGWFGVGLGQSRQKWSHIPEAQNDFIFAVLGEELGLLGTIFVIVLYGMLAVAMYRIAVRAGTIFGRVAISGIMAWIIGQAFINIGMVTGLLPVIGLPLPFISSGGSALLATFLGVGVVLCFARDQRSRLQRPGTRNGLRALLAKSRGTTPTS; this comes from the coding sequence GTGAGCGGCACATCCCGTACTCCACCAGGCAAGGGCGCAAAGGCCGGCACGCCGGGCCGCAAGCCCGGCCGGGGTTCGGAATCCCGCGGCTTGAGCAAGTGGTTCACCCGCATTGAGGATCCCACGCTGCGCGGGGCCCAAATCAACTACTACGTGGTGCTCGGCACCACCCTGGCGTTGACCTTTATGGGTCTGATCATGGTCCTGTCCTCCTCCTCCGTAGAGGCCATCGCCAAGAACAAGTCCGCCTTCGGCGATTTTTCCAAACAATCGCTGTGGGCAGTGGTCGGCGTCATTTGCATGATGGCCCTGCAACAGGTTCCAGTGGCGAAGCTGAAAAAACTTGCGTGGCCGGCGTTAATCATTGCCACGGCACTCTTGATGCTGGTATTGATCATCGGCAAGGAAATCTACGGCAATAAGAACTGGATTTACATCGGTCCATTCTCGATCCAGCCCTCCGAGTTTGCCAAGGTCGCACTCGCACTCTGGGGCGCCTGGGTGGTGGAACGCAAGGCCAAGCTGATGGACCAGTGGAAGCACGCGGTGATTCCCTTGCTGGTGCCCTTTGGGCTGCTGGCCGTGGGCCTGGTGCTGATCGGCCGCGACCTCGGCACCGCCCTGATCTTGCTGCTGATCCTCGCGGTGGTGATGTTTGTAGGTGGCGCCAATGCTCGGATCTTCGGGATTGCGGGGATAGCCGGACTGGTCGGGGTGGTGCTGATGGTTATTCTGGCGCCGAACCGCATGGGCCGAATCTTGGCCTGGCTGCATATCGCCTGTGGCGACACCAACGACTACTGCTATCAGGCGGAGCAGGGCCTGTACGCCCTGGCCTCCGGTGGCTGGTTTGGCGTGGGCTTGGGCCAATCGCGACAAAAGTGGTCACACATTCCGGAGGCTCAAAATGACTTCATCTTCGCGGTGCTTGGCGAAGAATTGGGGCTCCTGGGCACCATCTTTGTGATCGTTCTCTATGGCATGCTGGCGGTGGCGATGTACCGGATCGCCGTGCGCGCCGGAACCATCTTTGGTCGTGTTGCCATCAGTGGCATCATGGCCTGGATCATTGGCCAGGCGTTCATCAATATCGGTATGGTCACCGGACTGTTGCCGGTCATCGGTCTGCCGCTGCCCTTTATTTCCTCGGGCGGTTCGGCGCTTCTCGCCACCTTCTTAGGCGTCGGGGTGGTGCTCTGCTTCGCTCGCGATCAGCGCTCCAGGCTTCAACGCCCCGGAACCCGTAACGGACTGCGTGCGCTGCTGGCTAAGTCCCGCGGCACCACTCCCACCAGCTGA
- a CDS encoding polyphenol oxidase family protein, translating to MLRYESALAPRVHVAFTSTAEGNLAFHVPDDRDAVLLRRRDLERGLGLGESRFTYMNQVHSATVVELTGDESEGQGPTCDALVSATAAVPLAVMVADCVPVVFVGATPRGGISAVAHAGRRGLLDGILTATVERLRSGGATSIEAWIGPAICGSCYEVPESMAKEATIQRPGIQSTTHHGTTGLDLPGAAATELSELGVVVNQSGICTLEDENYFSYRRDSQTGRLAGLVWQDVEASAAT from the coding sequence ATGTTGCGATACGAATCAGCACTCGCTCCGCGAGTGCACGTTGCGTTCACTTCCACGGCCGAGGGAAACCTGGCCTTCCACGTTCCCGATGATCGCGACGCCGTGCTGCTGCGGCGTCGCGATCTCGAGCGGGGGCTCGGTCTGGGTGAATCTCGATTCACCTACATGAATCAAGTTCACTCGGCAACAGTGGTTGAGCTCACCGGCGATGAGTCTGAGGGTCAGGGCCCCACCTGCGATGCGCTGGTTTCGGCCACCGCAGCGGTGCCGCTGGCCGTCATGGTCGCCGACTGCGTTCCGGTGGTCTTCGTGGGGGCAACTCCGCGCGGAGGAATCAGTGCCGTAGCCCACGCGGGAAGGCGCGGATTGCTTGACGGCATTCTCACCGCCACCGTGGAACGTCTACGTTCGGGGGGAGCGACCAGCATTGAAGCCTGGATCGGTCCGGCCATCTGTGGCAGCTGCTACGAGGTCCCCGAATCCATGGCAAAGGAAGCCACCATTCAGCGGCCCGGAATTCAAAGCACCACCCATCACGGCACCACGGGGCTGGATTTGCCCGGCGCCGCGGCCACCGAATTATCCGAGCTGGGTGTAGTGGTCAACCAATCCGGAATCTGCACGCTCGAGGATGAGAACTACTTTTCCTACCGACGTGATTCACAAACCGGTCGTTTGGCGGGACTTGTCTGGCAGGACGTTGAGGCTTCGGCCGCAACGTAA
- the ftsZ gene encoding cell division protein FtsZ, translating to MAAPQNYLAVIKVVGIGGGGVNAVNRMIEVGLRGVEFIAINTDAQALLMSDADVKLDVGRELTRGLGAGANPDVGRQAAEDHAEEIEEVLRGADMVFVTAGEGGGTGTGGAPVIARIARGLGALTIGVVTRPFTFEGRRRATSADNGIEALRDEVDTLIVIPNDRLLSISDRNVSVLDAFRQADQVLLSGVQGITDLITTPGLINLDFADVKSVMQGAGSALMGIGSARGEDRAVKAAELAIASPLLEASIDGAHGVLLSIQGGSDLGLFEINEAARLVQEVAHPEANIIFGAVIDDALGDEARVTVIAAGFDQVDATSTPAAPQPIVRSAPAAPASAPAAPATAPAAAPRQEVRSSVATAEQGFEELPAIVEPDLSATNDDLDVPDFLK from the coding sequence GTGGCAGCTCCACAGAACTACCTCGCCGTCATCAAGGTCGTCGGCATCGGCGGTGGTGGCGTCAACGCCGTCAACCGCATGATCGAAGTTGGCCTGCGAGGCGTCGAATTTATTGCAATCAACACGGATGCGCAGGCATTGCTCATGAGCGATGCCGACGTCAAACTCGATGTGGGACGCGAACTTACCCGTGGCCTGGGCGCCGGCGCCAACCCCGATGTGGGTCGCCAGGCGGCCGAGGATCACGCCGAGGAAATCGAGGAAGTGCTGCGCGGGGCCGATATGGTCTTCGTCACCGCTGGTGAAGGCGGTGGCACCGGTACCGGTGGCGCACCGGTCATCGCACGCATTGCCCGCGGCCTTGGCGCACTGACCATTGGTGTGGTTACCCGTCCGTTCACCTTCGAAGGCCGTCGCCGCGCAACCAGCGCCGACAACGGTATCGAAGCACTGCGCGACGAAGTCGACACCCTCATCGTCATCCCGAACGACCGCTTGCTCTCGATCTCCGATCGCAACGTCTCGGTCCTTGACGCCTTCCGCCAAGCGGACCAGGTACTGCTCTCGGGCGTACAGGGCATCACCGACCTGATCACCACCCCGGGCTTGATCAACCTCGACTTCGCCGACGTGAAGTCGGTCATGCAGGGCGCAGGCTCGGCATTGATGGGCATCGGTTCGGCACGAGGTGAGGATCGCGCGGTCAAGGCCGCCGAGCTTGCCATCGCTTCACCGTTGCTCGAAGCCTCCATCGATGGTGCTCACGGCGTGCTGCTCTCCATCCAGGGTGGCTCGGATCTCGGTCTGTTCGAAATCAACGAGGCCGCACGCCTCGTGCAAGAAGTTGCTCACCCCGAGGCCAACATCATCTTCGGTGCCGTCATTGACGATGCCCTGGGTGACGAGGCTCGCGTGACGGTTATTGCCGCTGGTTTTGACCAGGTTGATGCCACCAGCACCCCGGCTGCCCCGCAGCCGATCGTGCGCAGCGCGCCGGCAGCACCCGCGTCGGCACCGGCAGCACCGGCCACGGCGCCCGCCGCAGCACCTCGTCAAGAAGTTCGCTCGTCGGTAGCAACCGCCGAGCAGGGCTTTGAGGAACTGCCCGCCATTGTTGAGCCGGACCTCTCGGCGACCAATGACGACCTGGATGTCCCCGACTTCCTCAAGTAG
- the murC gene encoding UDP-N-acetylmuramate--L-alanine ligase — MQEQHTLQQLGNVHLLGIGGVGVSAVARLMVARGLNVSGTDAKDLPVLHDLREAGARINVGYAAGNLGDADTVVISSIIKAGNPEYDEAVARGLRILHRSQGLAAVMEGHRVITVAGTHGKTTTTSLIASMLRTAGASPTFAIGANIAALGTNAEFGEGRIFVAEADESDASFLNYSPDVAVVTNIEADHLDHYGSVEAVHRAFYDFASLLPEDGLLICCADDPGSLALATRMRKERPALRVQTYGFAPDADRRLVDPHPRGQRFACSLEWGSGENIDLELALPGNHNLLNAAAAFCVGLDAGLDPEAVTAGLGAFTGAARRFDFRGEAGGVRVFDDYAHHPTEVLAALRAARAVAGTGAVHVLFQPHLFSRTKEFYKEFAASLSLADSAYVLEIYPARESPIPGVTSELVSGELATAGGLVSMGQAAAVVAGVAASGDVIMTIGAGDVTEQGSAILAALEERLGH, encoded by the coding sequence ATGCAGGAACAACACACACTTCAGCAGCTGGGCAACGTCCACCTCCTGGGCATCGGCGGCGTGGGCGTCTCGGCCGTCGCCAGGCTCATGGTGGCCCGCGGGCTCAATGTCTCGGGCACCGATGCCAAGGACCTGCCGGTGCTCCACGATCTTCGAGAAGCAGGTGCCCGCATCAACGTGGGATACGCCGCGGGGAACCTCGGGGACGCCGATACCGTGGTGATCTCCTCGATCATCAAGGCCGGTAACCCGGAGTATGACGAGGCGGTCGCCCGCGGGCTGAGAATCCTGCACCGTTCACAGGGGTTGGCCGCCGTCATGGAGGGCCACCGGGTCATCACCGTTGCCGGTACCCATGGCAAGACCACCACCACCTCGCTGATCGCCAGCATGCTGCGCACGGCGGGAGCTTCCCCGACGTTTGCGATCGGAGCCAACATTGCGGCGCTGGGTACCAACGCCGAATTCGGTGAGGGTCGAATCTTTGTCGCCGAGGCCGATGAATCCGATGCGTCCTTCCTGAATTACTCCCCGGATGTCGCGGTGGTAACGAACATCGAGGCAGATCACCTGGATCACTACGGCAGTGTTGAGGCGGTGCACCGCGCCTTCTACGATTTCGCGTCCTTGCTTCCGGAAGACGGGCTACTGATTTGCTGTGCCGATGATCCGGGGTCCCTCGCCCTGGCCACGCGCATGCGCAAGGAACGTCCGGCGCTGCGGGTGCAGACCTATGGGTTCGCGCCCGATGCGGATCGCCGTCTGGTGGATCCGCATCCGCGCGGGCAGCGTTTTGCCTGCTCCTTGGAATGGGGCAGCGGGGAAAACATCGATCTTGAGCTCGCACTGCCGGGAAACCATAATCTGCTGAATGCTGCTGCGGCCTTCTGTGTTGGGTTGGATGCCGGGTTGGACCCCGAAGCCGTGACGGCGGGACTTGGTGCGTTCACCGGTGCCGCACGCCGCTTCGACTTCCGCGGTGAGGCCGGGGGAGTGCGGGTCTTTGATGACTATGCACATCACCCCACCGAGGTCTTGGCCGCGTTGCGCGCCGCGCGTGCCGTTGCCGGCACCGGTGCCGTTCACGTGTTGTTCCAGCCCCACCTCTTCTCGCGCACTAAGGAGTTCTACAAGGAATTCGCCGCCTCGCTGTCGCTGGCTGACTCGGCCTATGTGCTGGAGATCTACCCGGCACGCGAGTCGCCGATTCCGGGGGTTACCAGCGAACTTGTCAGCGGCGAGCTGGCTACCGCCGGCGGACTGGTCTCCATGGGGCAGGCTGCGGCCGTGGTTGCCGGTGTAGCGGCCTCGGGAGACGTGATCATGACCATCGGTGCCGGAGACGTCACCGAGCAGGGCAGCGCCATCTTGGCGGCCTTGGAAGAGCGTCTGGGTCACTGA
- the mraY gene encoding phospho-N-acetylmuramoyl-pentapeptide-transferase, translated as MIALIAGSGIAMVFTMVMMPLFIRLLTLKQYGQVVRDDGPTSHATKSGTPTMGGVIIIAAVILSYFITHGLLALLGRPSAGVSASGLLVLLLFAGMGLVGFLDDFIKIAKKRSLGLRAWQKIVLQAVVGIGFAVLALNFPNAQGLTPASTAISFLRDTSIDLAFAGPLIGLILFVLWSNLIVTATTNGVNLTDGLDGLATGAAIMVFGAYTLIGIWQQNQACGIHEVKNVCYTVRDPMDLALLGAIFCGALIGFLWWNAKPAKIFMGDTGSLAIGGAIAAFAILSRTQILLLVLAGLFVIIALSVIIQVGFFKLSGGKRVFKMAPLQHHFELSGWAEENVVVRFWILGGLFVAAGLGIFYSEWVVAL; from the coding sequence GTGATTGCCCTCATCGCCGGATCCGGCATCGCCATGGTTTTCACCATGGTCATGATGCCGTTGTTTATCCGCCTACTGACGCTTAAGCAATACGGCCAGGTCGTCCGCGACGACGGACCAACCAGCCACGCGACGAAGTCTGGCACGCCCACCATGGGCGGTGTCATCATCATCGCCGCGGTGATCCTGAGCTACTTCATCACCCACGGGTTGCTGGCCCTGCTGGGTCGGCCCAGCGCCGGGGTGAGCGCCAGCGGGTTACTGGTGTTGTTGCTCTTTGCCGGCATGGGACTCGTTGGCTTCCTTGATGACTTCATCAAGATCGCCAAGAAGCGCTCGCTGGGACTGCGTGCCTGGCAGAAGATCGTGCTGCAGGCCGTGGTGGGCATCGGCTTCGCCGTCCTGGCGCTGAACTTCCCCAACGCCCAGGGACTGACTCCTGCCTCCACGGCCATCTCCTTCTTGCGTGACACCTCCATCGATCTGGCCTTCGCCGGACCGCTGATTGGCTTGATCCTCTTTGTGCTGTGGTCCAACCTCATCGTCACCGCCACCACTAACGGTGTGAACCTCACCGACGGTCTGGACGGGCTGGCCACCGGCGCCGCCATCATGGTCTTTGGCGCCTATACCCTCATCGGTATCTGGCAGCAGAATCAGGCCTGCGGTATCCATGAGGTAAAAAACGTTTGTTACACCGTGCGTGACCCCATGGATTTGGCCCTGCTCGGGGCGATCTTCTGCGGCGCGTTGATCGGCTTCCTCTGGTGGAACGCCAAACCGGCAAAGATCTTCATGGGTGATACCGGATCCTTGGCCATCGGCGGCGCGATTGCCGCGTTCGCCATCCTCTCGCGCACCCAGATTCTGCTGCTTGTCTTGGCCGGACTCTTCGTGATCATCGCCCTTTCGGTGATCATTCAGGTCGGCTTCTTCAAACTCTCCGGCGGCAAACGTGTCTTCAAGATGGCACCGCTGCAGCACCACTTTGAACTCTCCGGCTGGGCCGAGGAGAACGTGGTGGTTCGGTTCTGGATTCTTGGTGGGCTCTTTGTTGCCGCGGGTCTGGGCATCTTCTATTCCGAATGGGTCGTGGCACTCTAA
- the murG gene encoding undecaprenyldiphospho-muramoylpentapeptide beta-N-acetylglucosaminyltransferase encodes MTEPLRVVIAGGGTAGHITPMIAIADALREQDPATSITAVGTALGLETRLVPEAGYELRTINKVPMPRRPSLDLLKLPFRFSAAIKAAGAILDQTKAQAVLGVGGYVCTPVYLAAKKRQLPIFVHEANARAGLANKVGARYAKGVGAAFSGTGLPGAKVVGMPMRGYVAKMDRAAMRESARAALGFSAKAPALVVTGGSSGAASINAAIGAALPTLSAKGIEILHITGRDKVVLDAAGEPLTAPGYRQVEYVDSMEQAYAAADLLVARSGAGTVCELAVAGTPSVLVPLPIGNGEQRLNATDLVAAGGAVLVNDAEFTAEFINSTVLNLLLDRPALARMGAAAKAQGRTDAAAAMATMIRTGLGHSAPPLTSRTES; translated from the coding sequence ATGACTGAGCCATTACGCGTGGTGATCGCCGGCGGCGGAACGGCCGGACACATCACCCCCATGATCGCCATCGCCGATGCCCTGCGCGAGCAGGACCCCGCGACGAGTATCACCGCCGTGGGTACGGCCCTCGGGCTTGAAACCCGCCTGGTACCCGAAGCCGGCTACGAGCTGCGCACCATCAACAAGGTGCCCATGCCGCGGCGGCCCTCGCTGGATTTGCTGAAGCTACCCTTCCGCTTCAGCGCCGCGATCAAGGCCGCCGGCGCCATTCTGGATCAGACCAAGGCTCAGGCGGTGCTCGGGGTCGGCGGTTACGTCTGCACCCCGGTCTACTTGGCCGCAAAAAAGCGTCAGCTGCCCATCTTTGTTCACGAGGCCAACGCCCGTGCCGGATTGGCCAACAAGGTAGGCGCCAGATACGCGAAGGGTGTTGGCGCAGCCTTCAGCGGAACCGGGCTGCCCGGAGCCAAAGTGGTGGGCATGCCGATGCGCGGTTATGTGGCGAAAATGGACCGGGCCGCGATGCGCGAATCCGCCCGAGCCGCGCTGGGCTTCTCCGCGAAGGCTCCGGCACTGGTGGTCACCGGAGGCTCATCGGGAGCCGCCTCAATTAATGCCGCCATCGGCGCTGCCCTGCCCACGCTCAGCGCCAAGGGGATCGAGATCTTGCACATCACCGGTCGGGACAAGGTGGTGCTGGATGCGGCCGGGGAGCCACTCACGGCACCGGGTTACCGTCAGGTCGAATACGTTGACTCGATGGAGCAGGCCTACGCCGCGGCAGATTTGCTGGTGGCCCGTTCCGGGGCTGGCACGGTCTGCGAGCTGGCGGTCGCCGGTACCCCCTCGGTCTTGGTGCCACTTCCCATCGGCAACGGCGAACAGCGCCTGAACGCCACCGACCTCGTGGCCGCTGGCGGCGCAGTGCTGGTCAACGATGCCGAATTCACGGCCGAGTTCATCAACTCCACCGTGCTGAACCTGCTCCTCGATCGCCCGGCACTGGCGAGAATGGGGGCCGCCGCGAAGGCCCAGGGTCGCACCGACGCTGCAGCAGCGATGGCCACCATGATCCGTACGGGTCTGGGACACAGCGCACCGCCACTCACCTCCAGAACGGAAAGCTAG
- the murF gene encoding UDP-N-acetylmuramoyl-tripeptide--D-alanyl-D-alanine ligase produces MIDLLSAEIAEITGGRLTSTASADQLIRGVDTDSRSCETGWLFVAKPGESSDGHHFIGSAMSRGAVLALAEHETHAEDGSVHPAIIVPDAVIAMGDLAAAIVARLKASNSLRVVGITGSAGKTTTKDLLASLLSQLGPTVAPVGSYNGEVGVPLTVFRATSETKYLVVEMGATGVGHIAYLTEMVKPEVGVVLGVGSAHAGEFGGIANIAKAKGEMVESLSADGLAVLNLDDNLVAAMSARTTAVVRNFGVQRTNDANAVGVWAQGLEVNAEGHPEFTLVFADHSAHRITSGLIGRHHVTNILAAATVAEYLGVAPAIIAATLQGLGPASRWRMERFERADGVSIINDAYNANPDSMRAALRTLAELGLPDATGKTRRTWAVLGEMLELGDESRHEHDLLGRVAVRMNIKKLLVIGRGAKLAYNSAVLEGSWGDEAYYAENIEDATQILTENLLPGDIVLFKSSNGSGLRHLGDAIAGINSGATTAEGGSAL; encoded by the coding sequence ATGATTGATCTTCTTTCCGCCGAAATCGCCGAAATTACTGGCGGGCGACTCACTTCAACGGCTAGCGCCGACCAACTTATTCGCGGAGTCGATACCGACTCACGATCCTGTGAAACCGGATGGCTTTTTGTTGCCAAGCCGGGGGAGTCCTCGGATGGACACCACTTCATCGGATCGGCCATGAGTAGGGGCGCCGTGCTGGCCCTTGCCGAGCACGAAACCCACGCCGAGGACGGTTCCGTTCACCCGGCCATCATCGTCCCCGATGCCGTTATCGCCATGGGGGACCTCGCCGCGGCCATCGTGGCCCGGCTTAAGGCCTCCAACTCCCTGCGTGTGGTCGGTATTACCGGTTCGGCCGGCAAGACCACCACCAAGGACCTGTTGGCCTCCCTGCTCTCGCAGCTGGGTCCGACGGTTGCCCCGGTGGGTTCCTACAACGGCGAAGTCGGCGTACCGCTGACCGTCTTCCGGGCCACCTCCGAAACCAAGTACCTGGTCGTTGAGATGGGTGCCACCGGCGTGGGACACATTGCCTACCTCACCGAGATGGTGAAGCCCGAAGTGGGTGTGGTGCTCGGAGTCGGTTCGGCACACGCCGGCGAATTCGGTGGCATCGCGAACATCGCCAAGGCCAAGGGCGAAATGGTTGAGTCGCTCTCCGCCGACGGACTTGCGGTGCTCAACCTCGATGACAATCTGGTGGCCGCCATGTCCGCGCGGACCACCGCCGTGGTGCGTAACTTTGGTGTGCAACGCACCAACGACGCCAACGCGGTGGGCGTTTGGGCCCAGGGCCTCGAGGTCAATGCGGAGGGTCACCCAGAATTTACCCTGGTCTTCGCCGATCACTCGGCACACCGAATCACCTCCGGCCTCATCGGCCGTCACCACGTGACCAATATTCTTGCCGCGGCCACCGTCGCGGAATACCTCGGTGTGGCTCCGGCTATCATCGCCGCGACGTTGCAGGGCCTTGGCCCGGCCAGCCGCTGGCGGATGGAACGGTTTGAGCGCGCCGACGGGGTGAGCATCATCAACGATGCCTACAACGCCAACCCAGATTCGATGCGGGCAGCGCTTCGCACCCTGGCCGAACTCGGCCTGCCGGACGCGACGGGCAAAACTCGACGCACCTGGGCGGTGCTCGGCGAAATGCTTGAACTCGGTGATGAATCACGGCACGAACACGACTTACTGGGTCGTGTTGCCGTCCGGATGAACATCAAGAAGCTGCTGGTCATCGGCCGCGGTGCCAAGTTGGCCTACAACTCTGCGGTGCTCGAGGGCAGCTGGGGAGACGAGGCCTACTACGCCGAGAACATCGAGGACGCAACACAAATCCTTACGGAGAACCTTCTTCCCGGGGACATCGTGCTTTTCAAATCGTCCAACGGCTCCGGCCTGCGGCACCTAGGCGATGCCATCGCCGGAATCAATAGCGGTGCTACCACCGCAGAGGGAGGTTCGGCACTGTGA